A stretch of Candidatus Sphingomonas phytovorans DNA encodes these proteins:
- a CDS encoding sulfotransferase translates to MLDSDTAETLRQAIDAARTGDVPRARSLAEAALLRGGDLVALNAFLGMLRSRAGDAAGAITYLRAAHRHRPGDATIACNLIAALIETGDQAGALDIAGRDLAFADPSLRVARYRGFLAQSLEQFEGSVEAYDHVVARAPNDFESWNNLGNARSGLEDYPGAVAALKRAVELDPRAAPTRLNLALALRSAGEAAEAEAVLRRAAGDFPQDDRALNELYLQLRLDGRYDDALPVIEEAVSRNPENGDLQLKLGVECGLARRTEDALRAFSKAIALDPTLVDAYLGLAIQYEHTNREEGFAPLIALATENGIGEGPLAFLRALEHRRAQRFEEALACLALVPPDIEPERTVHLRAMLLDRLGRIDEAFDAFRQFTQLLQEGPTDPVRRGAALRDELRGELELLAPGWPATWSTARPVADGPDPVFLVGFPRSGTTLLDTILMGHPGTVVTEEQPPLNLVDKAIGGLAAIPTLDEAAIVRARAHYYEEMAKVGTVPNGRLLIDKSPLFLYKVPLIQRLFPKARFILALRHPCDVLLSCFMSSFQLNNAMANFLRLEDAADFYDLVFRHWERSRELFPVQMHTIVYERLVDNVEAEVRPLFDFLGLDWHEDALDHRRTALSRGLITTASYSQVIEPIYKRASGRWERYRRHLEPILPTLEPWVAKFGYSL, encoded by the coding sequence ATGCTAGATTCCGACACGGCCGAGACCCTCCGGCAGGCAATCGACGCCGCCCGGACGGGCGATGTCCCGCGCGCGCGGTCGCTTGCCGAGGCGGCCTTGTTGCGTGGGGGCGATCTGGTTGCCCTCAATGCCTTTCTCGGCATGTTGCGGAGCCGCGCGGGCGACGCGGCGGGGGCGATCACGTATCTGCGGGCGGCTCATCGCCATCGGCCGGGCGACGCCACCATCGCGTGCAATCTCATCGCGGCATTGATCGAAACGGGTGACCAGGCAGGTGCCCTCGACATTGCCGGCCGCGATCTTGCTTTCGCTGATCCGTCGCTGCGGGTCGCTCGCTACCGGGGTTTCCTCGCCCAGTCGCTCGAGCAATTCGAGGGGTCGGTCGAGGCCTATGATCATGTCGTGGCACGCGCGCCGAACGATTTCGAGAGCTGGAACAATCTCGGCAATGCCCGGTCGGGGCTTGAGGACTATCCCGGCGCCGTCGCGGCGTTGAAACGCGCCGTCGAGCTTGATCCGCGTGCGGCACCGACCCGGCTCAACCTTGCCCTTGCACTCCGCTCGGCCGGAGAGGCGGCGGAGGCGGAAGCTGTCCTGCGCAGGGCTGCCGGGGATTTCCCGCAGGATGATCGCGCGCTGAACGAACTCTACCTCCAGCTGCGACTGGATGGACGATATGACGATGCGCTCCCGGTCATCGAAGAGGCGGTCTCGCGCAATCCGGAGAATGGCGACCTGCAGCTCAAGCTCGGCGTCGAATGCGGGCTGGCGCGCCGGACCGAGGATGCATTGCGTGCCTTCAGCAAGGCCATCGCGCTCGATCCGACGCTGGTGGACGCCTATCTGGGGCTCGCGATCCAGTATGAGCACACCAACCGCGAGGAGGGGTTTGCGCCGCTGATCGCGCTGGCGACGGAGAATGGGATTGGCGAGGGGCCGCTGGCGTTCCTGCGCGCGCTTGAGCATCGCCGGGCGCAACGGTTCGAGGAAGCGCTTGCCTGTCTCGCGCTGGTTCCGCCGGATATCGAGCCCGAGCGTACGGTGCATCTTCGCGCGATGCTTCTCGATCGCCTCGGCCGGATCGACGAGGCCTTCGATGCCTTCCGGCAATTCACCCAGCTGCTCCAGGAGGGGCCGACCGATCCCGTACGCCGCGGGGCCGCGCTGCGCGACGAATTGCGCGGGGAGCTTGAATTGCTCGCGCCGGGCTGGCCCGCTACCTGGTCGACGGCGCGGCCGGTTGCCGATGGCCCCGATCCGGTGTTCCTGGTGGGGTTCCCCCGATCGGGGACCACGCTGCTCGATACGATCCTGATGGGCCACCCCGGAACGGTGGTGACTGAGGAACAGCCGCCCTTGAATCTGGTCGACAAGGCGATCGGCGGTCTTGCTGCGATCCCCACGCTCGACGAGGCGGCGATCGTGCGCGCGCGGGCGCATTATTATGAGGAGATGGCGAAGGTCGGCACGGTCCCGAATGGTCGGCTGCTCATCGATAAATCGCCGCTGTTCCTCTACAAGGTACCGTTGATCCAGCGCCTGTTCCCCAAGGCGCGTTTCATCCTGGCCCTGCGCCATCCCTGCGATGTGCTGCTCAGCTGCTTCATGAGCAGTTTCCAGCTCAACAACGCGATGGCCAATTTCCTGCGCCTGGAGGATGCGGCCGATTTCTACGATCTGGTATTCAGGCATTGGGAACGGTCGCGGGAACTGTTCCCGGTACAGATGCATACGATCGTCTACGAACGGCTGGTCGACAATGTCGAAGCGGAAGTTCGTCCTCTGTTCGATTTCCTGGGGCTCGACTGGCATGAGGATGCGCTGGACCACCGCCGCACGGCGCTGTCCCGGGGCCTGATCACCACCGCGAGCTACTCGCAGGTCATCGAGCCGATCTACAAGCGCGCATCGGGTCGCTGGGAGCGGTACCGGCGACATCTGGAGCCGATCCTGCCGACGCTCGAACCCTGGGTCGCGAAATTCGGCTATTCGCTTTGA